The Notoacmeibacter ruber DNA segment TCTGGCTTTTCGTCATCGCCGGTCTGTCCGACGCGGTCGACGGCGCATTGGCACGCCTGTGGGGCCAGCAAAGTTCGGTGGGAGCCTATCTCGATCCGATTGCCGATAAGCTATTGCTGTCATCCACCTTTATCATGCTCGGGTTTGTCGGTGCGCTTCCACTTTGGCTCGTCGTCATCGTCACCTTCCGCGATATCGGGATACTCGGCGGCGTTCTGCTTGCGCGTGAAATGGGTTCGCCCATGGTGATTCGGCCGATTCTGCTTTCGAAGCTGAATACGGCCGCTCAGATCGTTCTCGCAGGGCTTTGCCTCGCTCGTGGCGCCGATCTGGTTTCGATGGATGGTACGATCCGCCTTTTCATCATTGTCTGTGGCTGCTTGACCGCCGGATCGGCGGCGGCCTATGCCTCACTATGGTTCCGACATATACACGAGGCCGAGTAGGATCATGACGGATGACCGGCCACTTCTTCCCGTGCCGCAGGCCAGCGCGTCCACCTCGCCGGCGCTTATCACCGACAATGCGCTCTTGCGCCGACGTGTTCTGTTCTGGGGCACGGTGGCGATCGTCTCGCTGATTTTCCTGTGGGTCTTCCGTTCGGTCCTCATGCCATTTGTCGTTGGCATGCTGCTGGCTTACTTCCTCGATCCGGTGGCCGATATGCTGGAGCGTCGCGGCTTGTCGCGGACGCTGGCGGCAATTGTGATCCTGATCGTCGCGATCGCGCTCTTGATCCTGGGCTTCGTTCTGATCGTTCCTGTTCTTGCCAATCAGCTTTCCAGCTTCATCGAGCGACTGCCGGAGCTTCTTTCCAATCTTCAGGCTCTGATCACGTCTTACGGACCGGCCTGGCTGGAGCGAGTGTTCGGTGTGGACGAGGCGACCTTGCAAAGGGGCTTGAACGAAGCGCTGTCGCAGGGCTCCGGTTTCATTGCGTCGCTCCTGGAATCGATCTGGAATTCGGGGGCGGCGCTGGTCGACATCGCCGCTCTCGTCGTCATCGCTCCTGTCGTCGCCTTTTACATGCTGATCGACTGGGACCGCATGATCGCTTCCATCGACGAGCATGTTCCGCGCCGCCATGTCGAGACCGTGCGGGCTATCGCAAAGGACGTCGACCGCGCCGTTGCCGGGTTCATACGCGGCCAGGGCTCCGTCTGCCTGATCCTCGGCATCTACTATGCCATCGGCCTGACCCTGGTGGGACTGAATTTCGGCCTGTTGATAGGGCTTGGTGCAGGAGTGATCAGTTTCATTCCCTATATCGGCTCGACCGTCGGCCTCGTCGTCGCGCTGAGTGTAGCGCTTGTCCAGTTCTGGCCCGAATGGCCGTGGATATTGGCCACTCTGGCGGTCTTCTTCTCGGGCCAGTTCATCGAGGGCAACATCCTGCAGCCAAAGCTGGTGGGCGGGCAGGTCGGTCTTCACCCGGTCTGGCTGATGTTCGCTCTCTTCGCGTTTGGAGCGCTTTTCGGTTTTATCGGCGTTCTGATCGCGGTTCCCGCTGCGGCGGCGGTCGGCGTGATCGTCCGCTTCATGCTCCGCCGCTATCGCCATTCGCATCTTTATGACGCCACGAAATATTCGTGACGGTGACATCATGAATGATTCGAAATCTGATCGCGGCGGGACAGGACGTCATGAACAGTTGCTGCTGGATCTGACGCGCGATCCAGCACTCAGTCGGGACGACCTTGTGGCGACGCCTGCCAATCGCTCGGCCCTTGCGCTCGTCGATTCATGGCCGAACTGGTCCTCGCCCATAGCCGTCCTCCATGGGGCAGAGGGGAGCGGCAAATCCCATTTGGCCGCGATATGGAAGGACAAGGCTTCGGCCCGCGCCGCCGATCCGGCTGCCGTGGATGGCGGCGCCATCGAACATGCAATGGTAGGCGGTGCTATCCTTATCGAGGATCTGGACAGTCATACGCCCGACCAGACCGGCCTTTTCCATCTGATCAACGCCATAAGGCAGGGCGGTGGATCTCTGCTGGTCACCGCGCGGACGTCTCCGTCGGGTTGGCGTCTGACTCTGCCGGATCTGGTGTCGCGCCTGCGCTCCGTCTCACTGGCCGAGATCGGACCGCCCGACGACATGCTGCTCGAGGCGGTATTGGTAAAACTGTTTTCCGATCGTCAGATCAGTCTCGATCCGGCCGTCGTGACGTTTCTTATGCCGAGAATAGAGCGGTCGCTTTCGGCCACGGCGACCCTTGTCGAAAGGATCGATCGCCGGGCGATGGCGCAGCGGTCCGCCGTAACGCGTCCCCTCGTGGTCGATGTTCTGCGTTCGATGCAGCAAAGCGGGCAAGAAGAGCCCGGGACCGATTGACAGAACAGTGGAAACGGGCCATGTCGCAGCCGACGGCAACGACCCGGAGCGTAGCGCAGCCTGGTAGCGCATCTGGTTTGGGACCAGAGGGTCGCAGGTTCGAATCCTGCCGCTCCGACCATCGTCGCCGGCGCAAGCTCTTAACCGGGATGCCGTTATGCTATCCCGCAGATCGAAGGCGAATGGAGGCCAGATGACCGCGCGCATCTATAGTCCCGCCAAGACGGCCATGCAGTCGGGCAAGGCCAAGACAGGCCGTTGGCTTCTGGAATTCGAGCCGGAAGAGCGCCGTGCCATCGACCCGCTGATGGGATACACCTCGTCCTCCGACATGAAGAGTCAGGTCAAGATCTGGTTCGAGACAAAGGAAGAGGCCGTCGCTTACGCAAAGCGTCATGGCCTTCCTTATCGCGTCGAGGAGCCGAAGGAGCCGGCCCGGCGCGCCATATCCTATTCCGATAATTTCCGGTATGATCGCAAGACACCCTGGACCCACTGATCCGGCGGTTCGTCATCGCGCCTCGGCGCATCATTCGGCCCCTTAGCTCAGCTGGATAGAGCACCGGCCTTCTAAGCCGATGGTCGCAGGTTCGAATCCTGCAGGGGTCGCCATGCGACACTCTAAACATTCTACCCGCTTGAAGCTCATTCTATTGCCGGCAAGCATCTTGATGCGATGCGCCGGAAAGGGGATGACACCCCACAATATCTTACATATATAGAAAGTAATATATATATTGAGGCGTGTGAGTTGACGGCTCAGATGCTCGTGTCATTGGCATACGAAGGAGCATTTCATGGAAAAACCGAAAGTCCGCGGATTTTACGAACCACAGACCAGTTCGATTCCATATGTCGTCTCATGTCCCGCAACAGGCAAGGCCGCGATTATCGATCCCGTCCTGAATTTCGATCCCAAATCGGGCCGGATCGCGACCCACAGCGCCGATGAAATCCTCAAATTCATCGCGGAAGAAGGTCTGACGCTCGACTGGATATTGGACACGCATCCCCATGCGGACCATCTTTCAGCAGCCTGTTATCTCAAGGGAAAGACAGGAGCGCCGACGGCGATCGGAGCGCATGTGACCGAGGTCCAGGCCCTATGGAGAGATATTTACAACTGGCCGGACTTTGCGGCCGACGGCTCACAGTGGGACCGGCTCTTTGAGGAAGGCGACCGCTTCAATGTGGGTGAAATCGAGAGCCGCGTGCTTTTCTCGCCAGGCCATACCTTGGCTTCGGTCACTTATGTGATCGGCGACGCAGCTTTCGTTCATGATACTCTGTTCATGCCCGATGGCGGCACCGCGCGCGCCGACTTTCCAGGGGGCAGCGCCAAGATACTTTGGCGATCAATACAGCAGATACTCTCTCTGCCTGATGAAACGCGCGTTTTTACCGGTCACGATTATCAGCCGGGTGGTCGTGAGCCTGCCTGGGAATCGACGGTCGGAACACAGAAGCGGCAGAATATTCACGTAAAAGAGGGGACCGCCGAAGCGGATTTCGTCACTTTGCGGGAAGAGCGTGACAAGACCCTTTCCATGCCTGCGCAGATACTCTTTGCCCTTCAGGTCAACACCAATGGCGGCCGTTTGCCTGCCCCGGAGGATAATGGCACCCGCTATCTCAAATATCCTCTCGACCGCCTTGAGGGTGCTGCCTGGGACCTGGACGAGTAGTGCGACGTCAAGCGGCAACAACGCGCCTCTCCGGGCCGATCACTCTATCGGTGAGCAAAATATTTCGCGGTAGTGCGTTTAAGAGCCATTGGCATTACAAACATGATTATATATATCAGGTTTAATTCCTTGTATTGGCTGTCTTCTTAGGTCGTCCTTGCCCTTGCACTCACTGGCGCGCTGGGCTAGTGCGGCATCATTTCGAGAACCACTCGGACATTGAGCCTCGGGCGTCGCAGCCTATTCTCCTTTGCTCAAGTGACGGGTGGCAAAGGAGATGCCGAGCGTGGACCAACTTCTCGCTTCCTACCTTCCGGTGCTGATCTTTGTGGGCGTGGCGCTGATTATCGGCCTGGCCCTGATGGTCGCGCCTTTCATCATCGCTTACAAGGATCCCGATCCGGAGAAACTGTCGGCCTATGAGTGCGGGTTCAACGCCTTTGACGATGCCCGCATGAAGTTCGACGTCCGGTTTTACCTGGTGGCGATTCTCTTCATCATCTTCGATCTGGAAGTGGCGTTCCTCTTCCCATGGGCCGTCTCGTTCGGCGTGATCGGATGGTTCGGTTTCTGGTCGATGATGCTGTTCCTCGGTGTCCTGACGATCGGCTTCATCTACGAATGGAAGAAGGGGGCGCTGGAATGGGACTGACCACTTCCGACAAGGCCGTAACGGCTGGCGACGGGACTGTCGTTGCACCGTCCCCGAAGGGTATTATCGACCCGAAAACCGGCCAGCCGGTCGGGGCGAACGATCCTTGGTTCAAGGAGGTTCGCGGCGAGCTGGACGATAAGGGCTTTCTGGTCACATCGTCCGAGGCGCTGATCACCTGGGCGCGCCAGGGTTCGCTGATGTGGATGACCTTCGGCCTGGCTTGTTGCGCCGTCGAGATGATGCAGATGTCGATGCCGCGCTATGACTGCGAGCGCTTCGGTTTCGCGCCGCGCGCCAGCCCGCGCCAGTCCGATGTCATGATCGTTGCCGGTACGCTGACCAATAAGATGGCGCCTGCGCTGCGCAAGGTCTATGACCAGATGCCCGAGCCGCGCTACGTCATTTCGATGGGCTCCTGCGCCAATGGCGGTGGCTACTATCACTATTCCTATTCGGTGGTTCGCGGCTGCGACCGGGTCGTACCTGTCGATATCTACGTGCCGGGATGCCCGCCCACGGCCGAGGCACTGCTCTACGGTGTGCTTCTTCTGCAGAGGAAGATCCGCCGCACGGGCACGATCGAGCGCTAGGAGAGCGGTATGACAGAAGAGACCATGCGCGATCTGGCCGATTATCTGGGCGAAAAGCTCGGTGATACCATCGAGCAGTCGATCGTCGCTTACGGTGAACTCACCCTCGTCGTTGCGCCTGAAAAGCTGACGAAGGTTCTGAACTTCCTGAAAACCGACACGCAGTGTCAGTTCATCAGCTATATTGACGGGGCAGGGGTCGATTATCCGGCGCGGCAGAAGCGCTTCGATATGGTCCATCATCTGCTGTCGCCGCGGCAGAATATGCGAATCCGCGTCAAGGTGGAAACGGACGAGGAAACGCCGATCCCGAGCGTCACCGACGTTTTTCCGGGCGCCGACTGGTTTGAGCGTGAAGCCTATGATTTCTATGGCATCCTGTTCACCGGTCATCCTGATCTTCGCCGCATTCTGACCGATTACGGTTTCGAGGGACACCCGCTCCGAAAGGACTTCCCGCTCACCGGGTTCGTCGAGGTGCGCTGGGACGATACCGTCAAGCGCGTCATCTATGAGCCCGTCGATCTGCGCCAGGAGTTCCGCCAGTTCGATTTCCTTTCCCCTTGGGAGGGAACGGAATATGAATTGCCCGGCGATGAGAAGGCCACGTCCTGATGAGCGTGCAGCGACTGAAAGGCCAATGTCTCTGCGGCGCGGTCAAGTTCGACGCCACGCCAAAGCAGATGAACATGGGGGTCTGCCATTGCAGCATGTGCCGCCGTTGGTCCGGAGGGGCCTGGATGGCGGTCGAGGCTGAAGAAGTGGTCTACGAAAACGACAGCCATTTGGGCGTCTATAATTCCTCTGACTGGGGACAGCGTCTCTTCTGCAAGTCCTGTGGTTCCACGCTATCATGGCGCGCCAAGGACGGCTCTTCGGCTGTCGTTTCGGCTCAGTCCTTCGACGATCCATCGCGCTTTGCCTTTTCGGGCCAGATCTTCATCGACGAAAAACCCGACAATTATGCATTCGCCAACGAGACAGAATGCCTGACCGGCGAAGAGGTCGTGGCAATGTTCATGGCGGGACAAGAGGCGCAGTCACATGACTGAACATAACGTCCGAAACTTCAACATTAACTTCGGCCCGCAACACCCGGCAGCTCATGGCGTTTTGCGTCTTGTTCTTGAGCTCGACGGTGAAGTGGTTGAACGTGTCGACCCGCATATCGGCCTGCTTCACCGCGGCACCGAAAAGCTGATCGAGCACAAGACCTATCTTCAGGCTGTGCCCTATTTCGACCGGCTCGATTATGTCGCGCCGATGAATCAGGAACACGCCTTCGCCCTGGCCGTGGAGCGGTTGCTCGATATCGAAGTGCCGAAGCGCGGCCAGTTGATCCGGGTGCTGTATTCCGAGATCGGCCGCATTCTGTCGCATCTGCTGAACGTGACGACGCAGGCCATGGACGTCGGTGCTCTCACGCCGCCGCTCTGGGGCTTCGAAGAGCGCGAGAAGCTGATGGTCTTCTACGAGCGCGCTTGCGGTGCGCGAATGCACGCAGCCTATTTCCGTCCCGGCGGTGTTCATCAGGATCTCCCAGATCAACTGGTCGAAGACATTGCAACCTGGTGCGATACCTTCATGCAGACCATGCAGGATCTGGATGAGTTGATTACCGGCAACCGCATCTTCAAGCAGCGCAATGTCGATATCGGCGTCGTTTCGCTGGACGATGCGTGGGCGCTCGGTTTCTCCGGCGTCATGGTGCGCGGCTCCGGGGCCAAGTGGGATCTTCGCAAGAGCCAGCCCTATGAGTGCTACGACGAGATGGAATTCGACATCGCCATCGGCAAAAATGGCGACTGCTACGACCGTTATCTGATCCGCATGGAAGAGATGCGCCAATCGGTTCGCATCATGCGTCAGTGCTGCGAGCGTCTTCTCGGCAAGGAAAAGGTCGGTCCCGTTTCCAATGTGGACGGTAAGATCGTTCCGCCGAAACGCGGAGAGATGAAGCGCTCGATGGAAGCGCTGATCCACCATTTCAAACTCTATACCGAGGGCTATCACGTGCCCGTTGGGGAGGTTTACGCTGCCGTGGAAGCTCCGAAGGGCGAATTCGGCGTCTATCTCGTTGCGGACGGGACCAACAAGCCTTATCGCTGCAAGCTGCGGGCGCCGGGTTTTGCCCATCTGCAGGCAATGGATTTCATTTGCCGCGGGCACATGCTGGCCGACGTTTCGGCCATTCTCGGTTCGCTCGACATCGTGTTCGGAGAGGTGGATCGATAATGTGTTTCGTCCGTGCCGCCGACCAAACCAGAACAACCGGTGAGAAATAATGTCCGTCCGTCGTCTCGCTGTCGATGAAGTCCAGCCAGCCGCATTCGCATTCGATGCGGAGCGGCAGGCAGAGGTCGATAAATGGCTGCTGCGCTATCCTGCGGGTCGCCAGCAATCGGCGGTGATCCCGCTGCTGATGCTTGCGCAGGAGCAGGAGGGCTGGGTGACCAAGCCGGCGGTCGAAGCTGTCGCACGGACGCTTGGAATGCCGCTGATCCGCGTTCTTGAAGTCGCGACCTTCTATACGCAATTCATGCTTTCGCCGGTCGGCACAAAGGCGCACATTCAGGTTTGCGGGACCACGCCGTGCTGGTTGCGCGGCGCCGGCGAGCTTATCGAGCATTGCCGTACGCATATTCACCCCGAGCCGCTGCATCCCAACGACGAAGGGACACTGTCCTGGGAAGAGGTCGAGTGTCAGGGCGCCTGCGTCAATGCGCCGATGGTCATTATCGGCAAGGATGCCTATGAGGATCTGACGGTCGAAAAGCTCGACGAGATCATCCAGGCGTTCGAAGCCGGCAACGGTTCGGAAGTGCCCACGGGCCCGCAGAACGGGCGCGTTTTCTCCATGCCGGTCGAGGGCGCAACGACGCTGACCGACGAAGATGCGATCATCGTCAAACGAGATGCAAAACCGCAAAGCGGGCGCGGCGATCAGTCCGCGTCACGGCGCAATGCAAAAATCGAAACGGCGGCCGACACGGTCGCTGCGCTTGAGAAGATGATGGCCGGCGAAACCACGGCCGCCGCAGTGCAGTCGAACCAGCCGACAGGCGAGCCGGGCTATTCGCTTTCGGCGTCCGGTCAGCCCGTCGCGATGACCGCCGAGACCAAGATCGATAACGACGAACGGCTTGAAAACCCGCGATCGACCCGCGAGATCACGGATCAGGCGCCACCGCCCTCCGACGTGGGCGCGGGCGTGGGCGAAGCCGCTGAAATGGCCGAGAAGATGGGCGAGCCGTCCGGAGAGCCTTCCGGCGGTGACAAGCCGTCCGATGCCGAGCGCGCTGAGATGACGAAGGCGGCCAAGCCCGATGGCGATGCGCCGGAGGCCGATACCTCCATCGAGGGGCCAGCGGATGCCGAAGGACCGGGTTATCGTGATCCCGCTCAGCAGTCCGGCGGTGGCGACAAAAGCGACAGCAGCCCAGCGGTGGCCGTTGCCGATGATGAAGTCGGTCGTGCCGACGAGAAGGTCTCGGGCAGCGAGGGCCTGACCGATGAAAGCCTCATCAATCGCGATGGTGACGGCGAGGATCTGGGCGGCACCAATGCCGCAGCGACCGGCGACGATGCAAGTGACGAGCAGACTTCGAAAGCGGCATCCCGCAAACAGCCGAAGAAGCAGGCGGAAACGGCTCTCGACGATGCCGGTTCGCGTGAAGGCGATACCCAGCAAGCAAGCATGCTGGCTGGTCCGTCCGGCGAGGAGACACCTGCACCGCCTTCCGGCGACGATGAAGAGAAGCCGGAGCTTTATGAGGGGCGTCCGAACGATGCCGATGATCTCGGCATGATCGCTGGTATCGGACCGAAGATTCATGCCAAGCTCAACGATTTGGGCATCTATAAATTTTCGCAGATTGCATCATGGACGCCTGAGAACGCCGCGTATGTCGATCGGCATCTTTCGTTCCGGGGCCGTGCCGAGCGTGAGCGCTGGATCGAGCAGGCCGATGCACTGGCTGCCGGTGGCGCTGACGAATATGAGCGCCGTTTTGGCAAGAAGCCGCGCTAGGGAGTGACGATCATGCTTGCAGATAAGGATCGCATCTTCACCAATATCTACGGTCAGTTCGACAAGAGCCTGACCGGCGCGATGCGGCGCGGCCATTGGGATGATACCAAAGGGCTCATCGAGAAGGGGCGCGACTGGATCATTGGCGAAATGAAGGCTTCAGGTCTTCGTGGCCGTGGTGGCGCTGGCTTCCCGACCGGTCTGAAATGGTCGTTCATGCCCAAGGAAGTTGGCGATCGGCCGCATTATCTCGTCGTCAACGCCGACGAATCGGAGCCGGGCACCTGCAAGGACCGCGAGATCATGCGGCATGATCCGCACACTTTGATCGAAGGGTGCGTGATTGCCGGTTTCGCGATGGGCGCACATGCCGCCTACATCTATATTCGCGGCGAATATATGCGCGAGCGCGAGGCGCTGCAGCGCGCTATCGACGAGTGCTACGACGCGGGCCTGCTGGGTGTGAACAACGTCCATGGCTACGATTTCGACGTTTTCCTTCATCATGGCGCGGGAGCGTATATCTGCGGTGAAGAAACGGCGCTTCTCGAAAGCCTCGAAGGCAAGAAGGGCCAGCCGCGTCTGAAGCCGCCTTTCCCGGCGAATGTCGGTCTCTATGGCTGCCCGACGACCGTCAATAATGTGGAGTCGATCGCTGTCGCGCCGACCATTTTGCGCCGCGGCGGCGCTTGGTTCGCGGGTTTCGGACGGGAAGGCAACACGGGAACGAAGCTGTTCTGTGTCTCTGGCCACGTCAATCAGCCAGCCACGTTCGAAGAAGCGATGGGCATTCCCTTCAAGGAACTGATCGACAAGCATTGCGGCGGTATTCGCGGCGGCTGGGACAATCTGCTGGCGGTGATTCCAGGAGGCTCTTCGGTGCCGCTGGTCCCTGCCGAGCAGATCATTGATGCACCGATGGATTTCGATGGACTGAAAGAACTGAAGAGCGGACTTGGAACCGCGGCGGTGATCGTCATGGACAAGTCCACGGACATCGTCAAAGCCATCGCTCGTATTTCCTATTTCTACAAGCATGAGAGCTGCGGCCAGTGTACACCGTGCCGTGAGGGCACGGGCTGGATGTGGCGCGTCATGGAGCGTCTTGTGCGCGGCGAAGCGCAGAAGCGCGAGATCGACATGCTGCTGGAAGTCACCAAGCAGGTCGAAGGACACACCATCTGCGCGCTCGGTGATGCGGCGGCCTGGCCGATTCAGGGGCTGGTCCGGCATTTCCGTCCGGAAATCGAGCGGCGAATCGATGAATTCACCCGCAACGCCGATGCCGACCGACCGGCGCTGGTGGCGGCGGAATGAGAGAAACGCAAGAATATGCGAGGGGATGGCCGGTCAACGGCTTGACCATCCAGGCGCGCATGGCGATACGAACCACGCCTCCAATGGGGCGCATCTACCGCACGACGAGTTCTGGCAAAGCCAGCGCTGCGGCTGGGCAAGGAAACGGATCGATATGAAAACGGTCAAGGTCGACGGCAAGGAAGTCGAGGTTCCGGATCACTACACGCTGCTTCAGGCATGCGAGGAGGCCGGTGCCGAAATCCCGCGTTTCTGTTTTCACGAGCGGCTTTCCATTGCAGGCAATTGCCGCATGTGTCTGGTCGAGGTGAAGGGCGGACCGCCCAAGCCTGCGGCGTCCTGCGCCATGGGTGTGCGTGATATGCGCCCGGGACCCAATGGCGAGCCGCCAGAGGTCTTCACGAACACGCCAATGGTCAAGAAGGCCCGCGAAGGCGTGATGGAATTTCTCCTGATCAACCACCCCCTCGATTGCCCGATTTGCGATCAGGGCGGCGAATGTGATCTGCAGGATCAGGCAATGGCCTTCGGCGTCGATTCCTCGCGCTATGCCGAGAACAAGCGCGCGGTCGAAGACAAATATATCGGCCCGCTTGTGAAGACGATCATGACGCGCTGCATTCACTGCACGCGCTGCGTCCGCTTCACGACCGAAGTGGCCGGCATCTCGGAATTGGGGCTGGTCGGTCGCGGCGAGGATGCCGAGATCACCACCTATCTCGAGCAGGCCATGACCTCCGAGCTGCAGGGCAATGTGATCGATCTTTGCCCGGTCGGCGCTCTGACAAGCCGTCCCTACGCTTTCCAGGCTCGCCCCTGGGAGCTGCAGAAAACCGAAACCATCGACGTGATGGATGCTGCGGGCTCGGCGATCCGCGTCGATACGCGTGGCCGCGAAGTGATGCGCATCATGCCGCGCACCAATGAAGACGTGAACGAGGAGTGGATCTCCGACAAGACGCGGTTCGTCTGGGATGGGCTGCGCACCCAGCGTCTCGACCGACCCTACATCAAGGTCGACGGCAAGCTGCGTCCTGCGTCCTGGAACCAGGCTTTTGCCGCGATCGCGGAAAAGGTCTCTGCGACATCCGGAGATAAGATCGGCGCTGTCGCCGGTGATCTGTCGGCAGTGGAAGAAATGTTCGCCGCCAAGATGCTGCTGGAGAGCCTCGGTTCCGCGAATACCGATTGCCGGCAGGATGGCGTGAAGCTCGATCCGTCGAAGGGCCGCGCTTCTTACCTTTTCAACCCGACCATTGCCGGTATTGAAGAGGCCGACGCGATCCTGATCGTCGGTGCCAATCCCCGGTGGGAAGCGCCGGTCATCAACGCGCGTATCCGTAAGCACTGGCGCGCCACTGACCTGCCGATCGCACTGATCGGTGAGCATGTCGACCTGACCTATGACTATGCGCATCTCGGCCGCGGCGCTGCGAGCCTCGGCGATCTTGGCGAGTTCGCCAACGTCCTCGGAAATGTCAAGAAGCCGCTGGTTATCGTCGGCCAGGGCGCTCTGACCGGCGACAATGCTGAGGCTGTTCTCGCACGGGCTGCGGAGCTTGCTGCGGGCGACGAAGGCTGGAACGGTCTGTCTGTGCTGCACACAGCGGCTTCGCGGGTGGGCGCGCTCGATATCGGGTTCGTTCCCGGCGAGGGCGGCAAGCCTCTCTCGGCCATGAATGATATGAATATTGTCTTCCTGCTTGGCGCGGACGAGTTCGACGTGAGCCGTCTGGGCGACGCCTTCACCGTCTATATCGGCACACATGGCGATCGTGGCGCGCATCGCGCCGACGTGATTCTGCCGGCGGCGACCTACACCGAGAAAAACGGCACTTACGTCAATACGGAAGGCCGGGTGCAGATGACGACACGCGCCGGTTTTGCGCCGGGAGATGCGCGCGAGGACTGGGCGATTCTACGCGCCCTTTCGGACGTGCTGGGTCATAAGCTGCCGTTTGACAGCTTGGCTCAGCTTCGTGCGAAACTTTATGAAGCCACGCCGCACCTTGCGGCTGTCAACGATATCGAAACGCCGGAAGCGGCAGCGCTTTCGTCGCTCGCCAAAGGCGATCTGGGGACAGGCGATTTTGTTTCGCCGATCGCCGATTTTTATCTCACCAATCCGATCGCCCGTGCTTCGGCGGTCATGGCCGAATGCAGCCAGCGCTTCGTACAGGGCGCGGTCAAGCAGGCCGCGGAATAAGGGTAGGGCAGGGGACCGATGGAATTCTTCACCACTTGGGTGCTGCCGGCGCTGATCATCCTGGGACAGTCGCTTTTGCTGCTGGTCTCGCTGCTCGTGATCCTGGCTTATCTTCTCTATGCGGACCGTAAGGTCTGGGCGGCCGTCCAGCGGCGTCGCGGGCCCAATGTCGTCGGGCCGTGGGGCCTGTTTCAGAGCTTTGCCGACCTTTTGAAATTCGTCTTCAAGGAGCCGATCATCCCGGCTGGTGCGAATAAGGG contains these protein-coding regions:
- a CDS encoding CDP-alcohol phosphatidyltransferase family protein, producing MTIPNLITLCRLIMVPLIVWALLVGYWSAALWLFVIAGLSDAVDGALARLWGQQSSVGAYLDPIADKLLLSSTFIMLGFVGALPLWLVVIVTFRDIGILGGVLLAREMGSPMVIRPILLSKLNTAAQIVLAGLCLARGADLVSMDGTIRLFIIVCGCLTAGSAAAYASLWFRHIHEAE
- a CDS encoding AI-2E family transporter, with the translated sequence MTDDRPLLPVPQASASTSPALITDNALLRRRVLFWGTVAIVSLIFLWVFRSVLMPFVVGMLLAYFLDPVADMLERRGLSRTLAAIVILIVAIALLILGFVLIVPVLANQLSSFIERLPELLSNLQALITSYGPAWLERVFGVDEATLQRGLNEALSQGSGFIASLLESIWNSGAALVDIAALVVIAPVVAFYMLIDWDRMIASIDEHVPRRHVETVRAIAKDVDRAVAGFIRGQGSVCLILGIYYAIGLTLVGLNFGLLIGLGAGVISFIPYIGSTVGLVVALSVALVQFWPEWPWILATLAVFFSGQFIEGNILQPKLVGGQVGLHPVWLMFALFAFGALFGFIGVLIAVPAAAAVGVIVRFMLRRYRHSHLYDATKYS
- a CDS encoding HdaA/DnaA family protein, with protein sequence MNDSKSDRGGTGRHEQLLLDLTRDPALSRDDLVATPANRSALALVDSWPNWSSPIAVLHGAEGSGKSHLAAIWKDKASARAADPAAVDGGAIEHAMVGGAILIEDLDSHTPDQTGLFHLINAIRQGGGSLLVTARTSPSGWRLTLPDLVSRLRSVSLAEIGPPDDMLLEAVLVKLFSDRQISLDPAVVTFLMPRIERSLSATATLVERIDRRAMAQRSAVTRPLVVDVLRSMQQSGQEEPGTD
- a CDS encoding ETC complex I subunit, with the translated sequence MTARIYSPAKTAMQSGKAKTGRWLLEFEPEERRAIDPLMGYTSSSDMKSQVKIWFETKEEAVAYAKRHGLPYRVEEPKEPARRAISYSDNFRYDRKTPWTH
- a CDS encoding MBL fold metallo-hydrolase, with amino-acid sequence MEKPKVRGFYEPQTSSIPYVVSCPATGKAAIIDPVLNFDPKSGRIATHSADEILKFIAEEGLTLDWILDTHPHADHLSAACYLKGKTGAPTAIGAHVTEVQALWRDIYNWPDFAADGSQWDRLFEEGDRFNVGEIESRVLFSPGHTLASVTYVIGDAAFVHDTLFMPDGGTARADFPGGSAKILWRSIQQILSLPDETRVFTGHDYQPGGREPAWESTVGTQKRQNIHVKEGTAEADFVTLREERDKTLSMPAQILFALQVNTNGGRLPAPEDNGTRYLKYPLDRLEGAAWDLDE
- a CDS encoding NADH-quinone oxidoreductase subunit A, which codes for MDQLLASYLPVLIFVGVALIIGLALMVAPFIIAYKDPDPEKLSAYECGFNAFDDARMKFDVRFYLVAILFIIFDLEVAFLFPWAVSFGVIGWFGFWSMMLFLGVLTIGFIYEWKKGALEWD
- a CDS encoding NuoB/complex I 20 kDa subunit family protein, with translation MGLTTSDKAVTAGDGTVVAPSPKGIIDPKTGQPVGANDPWFKEVRGELDDKGFLVTSSEALITWARQGSLMWMTFGLACCAVEMMQMSMPRYDCERFGFAPRASPRQSDVMIVAGTLTNKMAPALRKVYDQMPEPRYVISMGSCANGGGYYHYSYSVVRGCDRVVPVDIYVPGCPPTAEALLYGVLLLQRKIRRTGTIER
- a CDS encoding NADH-quinone oxidoreductase subunit C, with protein sequence MTEETMRDLADYLGEKLGDTIEQSIVAYGELTLVVAPEKLTKVLNFLKTDTQCQFISYIDGAGVDYPARQKRFDMVHHLLSPRQNMRIRVKVETDEETPIPSVTDVFPGADWFEREAYDFYGILFTGHPDLRRILTDYGFEGHPLRKDFPLTGFVEVRWDDTVKRVIYEPVDLRQEFRQFDFLSPWEGTEYELPGDEKATS
- a CDS encoding GFA family protein — its product is MSVQRLKGQCLCGAVKFDATPKQMNMGVCHCSMCRRWSGGAWMAVEAEEVVYENDSHLGVYNSSDWGQRLFCKSCGSTLSWRAKDGSSAVVSAQSFDDPSRFAFSGQIFIDEKPDNYAFANETECLTGEEVVAMFMAGQEAQSHD
- a CDS encoding NADH-quinone oxidoreductase subunit D is translated as MTEHNVRNFNINFGPQHPAAHGVLRLVLELDGEVVERVDPHIGLLHRGTEKLIEHKTYLQAVPYFDRLDYVAPMNQEHAFALAVERLLDIEVPKRGQLIRVLYSEIGRILSHLLNVTTQAMDVGALTPPLWGFEEREKLMVFYERACGARMHAAYFRPGGVHQDLPDQLVEDIATWCDTFMQTMQDLDELITGNRIFKQRNVDIGVVSLDDAWALGFSGVMVRGSGAKWDLRKSQPYECYDEMEFDIAIGKNGDCYDRYLIRMEEMRQSVRIMRQCCERLLGKEKVGPVSNVDGKIVPPKRGEMKRSMEALIHHFKLYTEGYHVPVGEVYAAVEAPKGEFGVYLVADGTNKPYRCKLRAPGFAHLQAMDFICRGHMLADVSAILGSLDIVFGEVDR